Part of the Verrucomicrobiota bacterium genome, CCCTCTGTAAGCCACTGCCTCGCAACTGCACACCCAACATAACCACAGCCAAGGATCACTCCATCCCCACCCTTTTGATCTACAGCCATTCTAACTTCTTTCGTTGATTGGTTCGTCGCTTTTTCCCGTGACAACACGCCCTCTCCAGCAAAACGCAAATGCAAAGGTGAACGCAGTGTTGATCAAAGGAACCCACGTCCATCCCAATTCAATCCAGCCCTGCTCTGTCGAAAGGAGAAGGCCGCCTGAAAGCGCCGCTCCAATGACCATCGCAAGGAGATTTCCCCGGTCAGAGCCTCTAGGGGAGCGAGCAAGCAAACCCAGAAGAAAGATTCCCAGGAGAGACCCATAAGTAATGCCGGCGATCTTAAATCCAAGGAAAACCAAGCTCTGTTCATAGCCATCCAAGAGGATCGCAACTCCAGCCAGAACGACTCCGAAAACCACTATTCCCAATCGCGAAAACCAAACAGAACTCCGAAAACGATCTCCCAAAATGTCGTAAGCCACCGAAGAGCTGAGTGCATTCAATGCCGAATCCAGACTCGACATCGCCGTAGCCAGAATCCCAACGAAGAGCAAGGCACTTAGACCGGACGGAGCCACTTCAGCTATAAACCAAGCAAAGACATTATTCGCGCCCACCTCATCGGGTATAAGAATCCCCTCCCTTCCCATCCAGAGATAGAGTGCCACTCCAACAAGGAGAAAGAGACCCGCCACCGGTATACCTAGAAACCCGCTCAATATCACGCTCCAGCGAGCCCGTCCCACGGATCGGCAGGTGAGCATTCGTTGCGTGAGATCCTGATCACATCCAAGGGCCGCCGTCGTCATTACCAACCCATTCAGGCAGGCGAGATAAAAAAGGTTCCAATCACCGAACCAGGAAGATCCTTCTGCAGGCGTCCAGTAAAAGATCCGGAGCTTCTCTTGCTCCGAAGCCTGCTGCCAGAAGTCTGTCCAACCAATTTCACCAAGGAAATAGGTAAAAACCGCAATCCCTCCACCGATGAAAACCACGGCTTGGATGCAATCGGTCCAGACGACGGCCCGAATCCCTCCGGAAGCTGTGTAGATCAAAGCGACGGTGGTGAATACGAGAACGGATACCCAAACCGGGACACCAAAGAAAAGGGCTAAACCACCTGCCGCCAGTGAAAGCCGGATCGCGGATGCGTTGATCCGGGTGACCAGGAAAAAGACGGCACCTGTCTTGTGAGACGTCGGACCGAATCGATTCCCGAGGAATTGGTAGATCGACACACACTGAAGCCGGTAGAACGCTCCGAGGAACAAAAATGCGACTACAAATCGGGCCGCAAGCGATCCGACACCAAACTGCAAGTAACTCAAGTCTCCCTCAAACCCAGCGCCGGGCACCCCCAAAAACGTAAGGGCGCTAATCTCGGTTGCGGTGATGGAAAGCAGAACGGCCGGCCACGGAATGTTCCGACCCCCTACATAAAAATCCTCAACCCCCTTCTGCTTCCGCGAGGTCCACCAACCCCCAAAAAGGATCGCAGCAAAATACACCGCAACTACCGCGATCTCCAATAGACCAAAAGACACCATAGGATCGGTGGAGAAAAGCAGTGAAGATCATGAGAGACGACTCAATTCAAAGAACTCATTGAGGGACCCCGCGGACGCGGGGCCCGGGATTCCTGCAGGACGCAACGAAGACGCCGAGGCCGGCGTCCCTCCAAAACGAGATCCATGGAGGGACATCGGCCCCGATGTCCGCATTCCATTGCCATCAACCAAAATCTCTTCAATAAAAAGATTGTGCCTTCAAACGACACAAAAAACGAAAATCCACGGCGCAAACGCCCCGCACATCATCCTCCAATTACAAGGTTCAATTGCTCGATCCTGATTTTCGTCACCATTTGCACTCAGTCCCGAAGGGCAAGCCTCGCCAATCCTACTGCTTTGGAAGCGTTTCGAAAAACGTTCGCTAAAACGGATCGCTGGATCGTTGGCAAATTTATGCTAATGCCCGATCACGTTCACTTCTTTTGCTCACCCGCACAAGATCCTCCCATGCCCCTTAAGAACTGGATCAGCCACTGGAAACG contains:
- a CDS encoding transposase, translating into MEGHRPRCPHSIAINQNLFNKKIVPSNDTKNENPRRKRPAHHPPITRFNCSILIFVTICTQSRRASLANPTALEAFRKTFAKTDRWIVGKFMLMPDHVHFFCSPAQDPPMPLKNWISHWKRIFTMNIRKTNSLFMWQRDFWDTQMRSGESYSAKWNYVRENPVRAGLVSEPNDWLYQGELSQLSFS